Proteins encoded by one window of Kribbella flavida DSM 17836:
- a CDS encoding proteasome assembly chaperone family protein, which translates to MLRPDDLYEIVDESVATGPAAAPKVLVHSLDGFMDAGQAGRVTADHLLEVLDHRLLARFDVDLLHDYRARRPEVTFAEDRFIDYSPPQLNLHLLTDDAGVEFLLLEGVEPDNHWNRFAGAVRQLIELYNVTLAVGVHGIPMGVPHTRPLGLTAHATRPELVTRSNIWDGEMRLPASAGTMLQVRLGEAGKDAMGFAVHVPHYLAENRFPGAALALVHAISAATGLLLPSKALLDEAAVTGRLVDEQVEQSEDAAAVVNALETQYDAAAGSISRGSLLAGSTPSAEELGAEVEQFLAELNRDDDH; encoded by the coding sequence GGTGCATTCGCTGGACGGGTTCATGGACGCCGGCCAGGCGGGGCGCGTGACGGCCGACCACCTGCTCGAGGTGCTGGACCACCGGCTGCTGGCCCGCTTCGACGTCGACCTGCTGCACGACTACCGCGCCCGGCGGCCCGAGGTGACGTTCGCCGAGGACCGGTTCATCGACTACTCGCCGCCGCAGCTGAACCTGCACCTGCTGACCGACGACGCGGGCGTGGAGTTCCTGCTGCTGGAAGGCGTGGAGCCCGACAACCACTGGAACCGGTTCGCCGGTGCCGTCCGGCAGCTGATCGAGCTCTACAACGTGACGCTGGCGGTCGGTGTGCACGGCATCCCGATGGGCGTGCCGCACACCCGCCCGCTCGGCCTCACCGCGCACGCGACCCGGCCCGAGCTGGTCACCCGGTCGAACATCTGGGACGGCGAGATGCGACTGCCCGCGAGCGCCGGCACGATGCTGCAGGTCCGGCTCGGCGAGGCCGGCAAGGACGCGATGGGCTTCGCGGTGCACGTGCCGCACTACCTTGCCGAGAACCGTTTCCCGGGCGCTGCGCTGGCCCTGGTGCACGCGATCTCGGCGGCGACGGGCCTGCTGCTCCCTAGCAAGGCCCTGCTCGACGAGGCAGCCGTGACCGGCCGCCTGGTGGACGAGCAGGTCGAGCAGTCGGAGGACGCCGCCGCGGTGGTGAACGCCCTGGAGACGCAGTACGACGCGGCGGCCGGCTCGATCAGCCGCGGCAGCCTGCTCGCCGGTTCGACTCCGTCGGCCGAGGAGCTGGGCGCCGAGGTCGAGCAGTTCCTGGCCGAGCTGAACCGCGACGACGACCACTGA
- a CDS encoding DoxX family protein translates to MSRLPSGPARSAARDAVLLIARIGLGVIFIAHGWQKFRTNGLDATAAGFDQMGVPAPTLSAYFAAGIELIGGAALILGVLTSVAGVLLALNMAGALVFVHLSNGIFASEGGWELVAGLGLLALTLAAVGPGRFSVDAMLNRSTADRASLSV, encoded by the coding sequence GTGAGCCGCCTCCCCTCCGGCCCCGCCCGGTCCGCCGCCCGTGACGCCGTCCTGCTGATCGCCCGGATCGGGCTCGGTGTCATCTTCATCGCGCACGGCTGGCAGAAGTTCCGTACGAACGGTCTCGACGCGACCGCGGCCGGCTTCGACCAGATGGGCGTGCCGGCCCCGACGCTGTCGGCGTACTTCGCGGCCGGGATCGAGCTGATCGGCGGCGCCGCGCTGATCCTCGGCGTGCTGACGTCGGTGGCGGGGGTGCTGCTGGCGCTGAACATGGCCGGCGCGCTCGTCTTCGTGCACCTGTCGAACGGCATCTTCGCCAGCGAGGGCGGCTGGGAGCTCGTGGCCGGGCTCGGTCTGCTCGCGCTGACCCTCGCCGCCGTCGGCCCGGGCCGCTTCAGCGTCGACGCGATGCTGAACCGATCGACCGCGGACCGCGCGAGCCTTTCGGTCTGA
- a CDS encoding acyl-CoA thioesterase — MPESLEDLVDLLDLEMIDLDLFRGRQPQTSAQRVFGGQVLGQALAAAGRTVEPERVVHSLHGYFLRPGDTGVPIVYRPEPTRDGRTFSSRRVVASQHGKPIFYMSASFQRPEPGLDHADPIPDDLVPPEEAPTLASVLEAASGRNADDWNKEWAALDVRLAGVSGRQFWIRAAGKLPDEPALHACVLAYASDLTLLGASLLPHGLIIGDRRIQPASIDHALWFHRPFRADEWLLYDQASPSASGARGFATGRLFTEDGRLAASVAQEGLIRPVGLDLDDE, encoded by the coding sequence ATGCCCGAGTCTCTGGAGGATCTGGTCGACCTGCTCGACCTGGAGATGATCGACCTCGATCTGTTCCGCGGCCGGCAACCGCAGACCTCCGCCCAGCGGGTGTTCGGTGGACAGGTGCTGGGTCAGGCGCTGGCCGCCGCGGGCCGGACGGTCGAGCCGGAGCGGGTCGTGCACTCGCTGCACGGCTACTTCCTGCGCCCCGGCGACACCGGCGTACCGATCGTGTACCGGCCGGAGCCGACCCGTGACGGGCGGACCTTCAGCAGCCGTCGGGTTGTCGCTTCGCAGCACGGCAAGCCGATCTTCTACATGTCGGCCTCGTTCCAGCGGCCGGAGCCGGGCCTGGACCACGCCGATCCGATCCCGGACGACCTCGTCCCGCCGGAGGAGGCGCCGACGCTGGCCTCCGTGCTGGAAGCGGCCTCGGGACGCAACGCCGACGACTGGAACAAGGAGTGGGCGGCGCTCGACGTCCGGCTCGCCGGAGTGAGCGGCCGGCAGTTCTGGATCCGGGCCGCCGGCAAGCTTCCGGACGAGCCGGCGTTGCACGCCTGCGTCCTGGCCTACGCCAGCGACCTCACGTTGCTGGGGGCAAGCTTGTTGCCGCACGGGCTGATCATCGGCGACCGGCGAATCCAGCCGGCCTCGATCGACCACGCGCTGTGGTTCCACCGGCCGTTCCGCGCCGACGAATGGCTGCTGTACGACCAGGCGTCGCCGTCCGCGTCCGGCGCACGCGGCTTCGCCACCGGCCGGCTGTTCACCGAGGACGGGCGGCTGGCGGCCTCGGTGGCGCAGGAAGGTCTGATCCGTCCGGTCGGACTCGACCTGGACGACGAATGA
- the thrS gene encoding threonine--tRNA ligase, translated as MYDHRKLGRELGLFDSDPLIGAGLPYLLPAGAAIRQALESYVAELERRSGYQHVYSPVLGKRELYELSGHWSHYSDDMYPPMKVGEEEVVLRPSLCPHHALIYRSRAHSYRELPVRYAELGGMYRSELSGVLGGLTRVRAIQLNDGHIFCTLDQVADEARAALDLILRAYGDLGLRPARFLLSLPAADARIGDPASKYVGDAESWDRSAALLREVLDEAGVQYEEAPGEAAFYGPKIDVQIADAAGRESTLSTIQIDFHQPARFELDYIGADGNKHRPVMVHRAIIGSLERVIAQLIELHGGALPGWLAPVQLVVLPISDAEEKYAAEITRRAVDRGLRAELAHADEGTLGARIRENRLVPYQAVIGARELEAGQLAVRDRSGSRYAPAAAGDVLDQLAAGCRPAALSEVRAGRPGE; from the coding sequence ATGTACGACCACCGCAAACTCGGCCGCGAGCTCGGTCTGTTCGACTCCGACCCGCTGATCGGCGCGGGTCTGCCGTACCTGCTGCCCGCCGGGGCAGCGATCCGCCAGGCCCTGGAGAGCTATGTCGCCGAGCTGGAGCGCAGATCCGGGTACCAGCACGTCTACTCGCCCGTGCTCGGCAAGCGCGAGCTGTACGAGCTCTCGGGGCACTGGTCGCACTACAGCGACGACATGTACCCGCCGATGAAGGTGGGGGAGGAGGAGGTCGTGCTCCGGCCGAGCCTCTGCCCGCATCACGCGCTCATCTATCGGTCCCGGGCGCACAGCTACCGCGAACTGCCCGTCCGGTACGCCGAGCTCGGCGGCATGTACCGGTCCGAGCTGTCCGGCGTGCTCGGCGGGCTGACCAGGGTCCGCGCGATCCAGCTGAACGACGGGCACATCTTCTGCACCCTCGACCAGGTCGCCGACGAAGCCCGCGCGGCGCTCGACCTGATCCTGCGCGCGTACGGCGATCTCGGCCTGCGTCCGGCGCGGTTCCTGCTGTCGCTGCCGGCGGCGGACGCACGGATCGGCGACCCGGCCAGCAAGTACGTCGGCGACGCGGAGAGCTGGGACCGCTCGGCAGCGCTGCTGCGGGAGGTGCTGGACGAGGCCGGCGTCCAGTACGAGGAGGCGCCGGGCGAAGCAGCGTTCTACGGCCCGAAGATCGACGTGCAGATCGCCGACGCCGCCGGCCGGGAGTCGACCCTGTCCACCATCCAGATCGACTTCCACCAGCCCGCCCGGTTCGAGCTCGACTACATCGGGGCCGACGGCAACAAGCACCGCCCGGTGATGGTGCACCGCGCGATCATCGGCAGCCTGGAACGTGTCATCGCCCAGCTGATCGAGCTGCACGGCGGCGCGTTGCCCGGGTGGCTCGCTCCGGTCCAGCTCGTCGTCCTGCCGATCTCCGACGCCGAGGAGAAGTACGCCGCGGAGATCACCCGCCGCGCCGTCGACCGCGGCCTGCGCGCCGAACTGGCGCACGCCGACGAAGGCACCCTCGGAGCGCGCATCCGGGAGAACCGTCTCGTGCCGTACCAGGCCGTCATCGGAGCCCGGGAACTGGAAGCCGGTCAGCTGGCCGTGCGTGACCGGAGCGGCAGCCGGTATGCGCCGGCCGCGGCGGGCGACGTACTGGATCAGCTGGCGGCCGGCTGCCGCCCCGCCGCGCTCAGCGAGGTTCGAGCTGGCCGACCAGGTGAGTGA
- a CDS encoding MaoC/PaaZ C-terminal domain-containing protein, whose amino-acid sequence MPTRRYDDSPGLGSLYARTVKATLRKAEYTPDVDGLTLELPQAAVDQDHLAAYREVTGFSAGPTLPVTYPHVLAFPLHLDLMSDPSFPYKPMGIVHLSNTITQLRPIPLHAELAITVHSGPERPHPKGTVFDVLSEVRVFNEVVWTDSTTLLSRSVGDETAQADVLPDPELQPEAWWELRGNLGRRYAAASGDRNPIHLFKLTAQAFGFPRQIAHGMWTKAAALASLQRAVGLPDAYTVRVDFRKPVLLPSRVQFGYRATGNAIDFALYDDKHELTHLVGQLEPR is encoded by the coding sequence ATGCCGACCCGCCGGTACGACGACTCCCCCGGGCTCGGCTCGCTGTACGCCCGGACGGTCAAGGCCACCCTGCGCAAGGCGGAGTACACGCCGGACGTCGACGGGCTCACGCTGGAGCTTCCGCAGGCCGCCGTCGACCAGGACCACCTGGCGGCGTACCGGGAGGTCACCGGGTTCAGCGCGGGGCCGACGCTGCCGGTGACCTACCCGCACGTGCTGGCCTTTCCGCTGCACCTGGACCTGATGTCGGACCCGTCGTTCCCGTACAAGCCGATGGGCATCGTGCACCTGTCGAACACAATCACCCAGCTCCGGCCGATCCCGCTGCACGCCGAGCTGGCGATCACCGTGCACAGCGGGCCGGAGCGGCCGCACCCGAAGGGCACGGTGTTCGACGTGCTGAGCGAGGTGCGGGTCTTCAACGAGGTCGTGTGGACGGACTCGACCACCCTGCTGAGCCGCTCGGTGGGCGACGAGACGGCCCAGGCCGACGTGCTGCCCGATCCGGAGCTGCAGCCCGAGGCCTGGTGGGAGCTGCGGGGCAACCTCGGCCGCCGGTACGCCGCTGCCTCGGGTGACCGCAATCCGATCCACCTGTTCAAGCTCACCGCCCAGGCCTTCGGCTTCCCTCGCCAGATCGCGCACGGGATGTGGACCAAGGCGGCGGCTCTCGCGTCGCTGCAGCGAGCCGTCGGGCTCCCGGACGCCTACACCGTTCGGGTCGACTTCCGGAAGCCCGTCCTGCTGCCCTCCCGGGTCCAGTTCGGCTACCGCGCCACCGGCAACGCGATCGACTTCGCCCTGTACGACGACAAGCACGAGCTCACTCACCTGGTCGGCCAGCTCGAACCTCGCTGA
- a CDS encoding 3-oxoacyl-ACP reductase: MTDRYQTFTRTPVGRTLVKNLGLPDPAPLPRWTEGAPVVDGPVVFGSIAETDTGKAIQALLRDIGASFSTAAEGVASSELRPKALVFDATGATSTADLSSLQRFFSPVIRQLGAAGRVIVVGRTPELAASPEQQIAQRALEGFTRSLGKEVKRGATVNLVYVAPDAHDQLDSTLRFFLSPKSAYVDGQVARIGTGPLVATDPAAPLAGKVALVTGAARGIGAAIAQILARDGATVMGVDVPQNANDLRQVMTAIGGSELLLDVTAIDAPQRIAAHAEEHHGGLGIVVHNAGITRDKRLANMRTDTWDAVLDVNLRAPERITAHLLESGALHDGGSVIGVSSIAGIAGNNGQTNYATSKAGVIGLVQAYAPRLAERQIRINAVAPGFIETEMTARVPFAIREVGRRINSLQQGGQPVDVAETIAWFADPASAGVTGNVVRVCGQSMLGA; this comes from the coding sequence ATGACGGATCGCTACCAGACCTTCACCCGGACGCCGGTCGGCCGGACCCTGGTCAAGAACCTCGGGCTGCCCGACCCTGCTCCGCTGCCGCGCTGGACCGAGGGCGCCCCGGTCGTCGACGGGCCGGTGGTGTTCGGATCCATCGCCGAGACCGACACCGGCAAGGCGATCCAGGCCCTGCTGCGGGACATCGGCGCCTCCTTCAGTACGGCGGCCGAGGGCGTCGCGTCGAGCGAGCTGCGGCCCAAGGCCCTGGTGTTCGACGCGACCGGCGCGACCTCCACGGCCGACCTGAGCTCGCTGCAGCGCTTCTTCTCCCCCGTGATCCGGCAGCTCGGCGCGGCCGGCCGGGTGATCGTCGTCGGCCGGACTCCCGAGCTGGCGGCCTCGCCCGAGCAGCAGATCGCCCAGCGCGCGCTGGAAGGCTTCACCCGCTCGCTCGGCAAGGAGGTCAAGCGCGGCGCGACGGTCAACCTGGTCTACGTCGCGCCGGACGCGCACGACCAGCTCGACTCCACGCTGCGGTTCTTCCTGTCCCCGAAGTCGGCGTACGTCGACGGCCAGGTCGCGCGGATCGGCACCGGGCCGCTGGTGGCCACCGATCCGGCCGCGCCGCTGGCCGGCAAGGTCGCTCTGGTCACCGGCGCCGCCCGGGGCATCGGCGCCGCGATCGCGCAGATTCTGGCCCGCGACGGCGCGACCGTGATGGGCGTCGACGTCCCGCAGAACGCGAACGACCTGCGCCAGGTGATGACCGCGATCGGCGGCAGCGAACTGCTGCTGGACGTGACCGCGATCGACGCCCCGCAGCGCATCGCCGCGCACGCCGAGGAGCACCACGGCGGCCTGGGCATCGTCGTGCACAACGCCGGCATCACCCGGGACAAGCGGCTCGCGAACATGCGCACCGACACCTGGGACGCCGTGCTCGACGTGAACCTGCGTGCGCCCGAGCGGATCACCGCGCACCTGCTGGAGTCCGGAGCGCTGCACGACGGCGGCTCGGTGATCGGCGTCTCCTCGATCGCGGGCATCGCCGGCAACAACGGCCAGACCAACTACGCCACCTCCAAGGCCGGCGTGATCGGCCTGGTCCAGGCGTACGCGCCGCGGCTGGCCGAGCGGCAGATCCGGATCAACGCGGTCGCGCCGGGCTTCATCGAGACCGAGATGACCGCTCGGGTGCCGTTCGCGATCCGCGAGGTCGGACGCCGGATCAACTCGCTGCAGCAGGGCGGTCAGCCGGTCGACGTGGCCGAGACGATCGCCTGGTTCGCCGATCCCGCGTCCGCCGGCGTCACCGGCAACGTGGTGCGGGTCTGCGGCCAGAGCATGCTGGGAGCCTGA
- a CDS encoding acetyl-CoA C-acetyltransferase, which translates to MTETRKVAVVAGNRIPFARQDKTYRHASNSDMLTAALNGLVDRTGLGGEEVGEVVAGAVLKHARDWNMVREVVLGSKLAATTPAYDLQQACGTGLEAAILVGNKIALGQIEAGIAGGVDSASDAPIAVNDKLRTILLDLNRAKTFQDRLKVLARVRPKDVVPEIPRNAEPRTRRSMGEHAALTALEWGVTREAQDEIAYRSHLNLAASYDRGFHDDLLTPYLGLDKDQNLRPDTTPEKLAKLKTVYGKGETATMTAGNSTPLSDGASTVLLSTDEWAAEHGLRPLAYLTHAQTAAVDYVKGAEGLLMAPAYAVPKMLARAGLTLQDFDYYEIHEAFASQVLATLKAWEDPIFCKERLGLDAPLGEIDRDKLNVNGSSLAAGHPFAATGGRIVAALAKQLDENGGGRGLISICAAGGQGVVAILEK; encoded by the coding sequence GTGACCGAGACCCGCAAGGTGGCCGTTGTCGCCGGCAACCGTATTCCGTTCGCCCGGCAGGACAAGACCTACCGGCACGCCTCGAACTCCGACATGCTCACCGCCGCCCTCAACGGCCTGGTCGACCGGACCGGCCTCGGTGGCGAGGAGGTCGGCGAGGTGGTGGCCGGCGCCGTGCTCAAGCACGCCCGCGACTGGAACATGGTGCGCGAGGTGGTGCTCGGCTCCAAGCTCGCCGCCACCACCCCGGCGTACGACCTCCAGCAGGCCTGCGGGACCGGGCTGGAGGCGGCGATCCTGGTCGGCAACAAGATCGCCCTCGGCCAGATCGAGGCCGGCATCGCGGGCGGCGTCGACTCGGCCTCGGACGCGCCGATCGCGGTCAACGACAAGCTGCGCACGATCCTGCTCGACCTGAACCGGGCCAAGACGTTCCAGGACCGGCTGAAGGTGCTGGCCCGGGTCCGGCCGAAGGACGTCGTGCCGGAGATCCCGCGCAACGCCGAGCCGCGGACGCGCAGGTCGATGGGCGAGCACGCCGCGCTCACCGCGCTCGAGTGGGGCGTCACCCGGGAGGCGCAGGACGAGATCGCGTACCGCTCGCACCTCAACCTGGCCGCGTCGTACGACCGGGGCTTCCACGACGACCTGCTGACGCCGTACCTGGGGCTGGACAAGGACCAGAACCTTCGCCCGGACACGACGCCGGAGAAGCTGGCCAAGCTGAAGACGGTCTACGGCAAGGGCGAGACCGCGACCATGACGGCGGGCAACTCGACCCCACTGTCCGACGGCGCTTCGACGGTGCTGCTGTCCACCGACGAGTGGGCCGCCGAGCACGGGCTGCGCCCGCTGGCCTACCTGACCCACGCGCAGACCGCCGCCGTCGACTACGTGAAGGGTGCCGAAGGGCTGCTGATGGCTCCCGCGTACGCCGTACCGAAGATGCTCGCGCGCGCCGGACTGACCCTGCAGGACTTCGACTACTACGAGATCCACGAGGCGTTCGCGTCCCAGGTGCTGGCGACGCTGAAGGCCTGGGAGGACCCGATCTTCTGCAAGGAACGGCTCGGTCTGGACGCGCCGCTGGGCGAGATCGACCGGGACAAGCTGAACGTCAACGGCAGCTCGCTGGCCGCCGGGCACCCGTTCGCCGCGACCGGTGGGCGGATCGTGGCCGCGCTGGCCAAGCAGCTGGACGAGAACGGCGGTGGCCGCGGCCTGATCTCGATCTGCGCCGCCGGCGGCCAGGGCGTCGTCGCCATCCTCGAGAAGTAG
- a CDS encoding TetR/AcrR family transcriptional regulator, with product MSSALLAIGRRRTTAERRRDRERDIIRCTRELFDERGSIDAQIDDIAKRVGINKALIYRHFAGKEELFALTLVDYLGELDGRLEAVDGPRRAPLNRLRALSEVFVDFCLEYPAFADCAMSLLRRTGDELFGEITEPVMTKLGAAMASALERISTILQAGQRAGVFDEVDTAYLANHLYTQTLGSLHMARMGLIVSAAQPGHPVVHHADIDTVRSTAITATLATAVGRKALSPAGKASTKSARTAGTAPGKPLRATAGRSTPRTAGEKP from the coding sequence ATGAGCTCCGCGCTGCTCGCGATCGGACGCCGCCGGACCACGGCGGAGCGCCGTCGCGACCGGGAGCGGGACATCATTCGCTGCACCCGCGAACTGTTCGACGAGCGCGGCTCGATCGACGCCCAGATCGACGACATCGCCAAGCGGGTCGGCATCAACAAGGCGCTGATCTACCGGCACTTCGCCGGCAAGGAAGAACTCTTCGCCCTGACCCTGGTCGACTACCTCGGCGAGCTCGACGGCCGCCTGGAGGCCGTCGACGGACCGCGCCGCGCCCCGCTGAACCGGCTGCGCGCGCTCAGTGAGGTGTTCGTCGACTTCTGCCTGGAGTACCCCGCGTTCGCCGACTGCGCGATGAGCCTGCTGCGGCGGACCGGCGACGAACTGTTCGGCGAGATCACCGAGCCGGTGATGACCAAGCTCGGCGCGGCGATGGCGAGCGCGCTGGAGCGGATCTCGACGATCCTGCAGGCCGGTCAGCGGGCCGGGGTGTTCGACGAGGTCGACACCGCGTACCTCGCCAACCACCTCTACACCCAGACGCTGGGCTCGCTGCACATGGCCAGGATGGGCCTGATCGTGTCCGCCGCGCAGCCGGGGCACCCGGTCGTGCACCACGCCGACATCGACACCGTGCGGTCCACCGCGATCACCGCCACCCTCGCCACCGCCGTCGGCCGCAAGGCGCTCAGCCCGGCCGGCAAAGCATCCACCAAGTCGGCCAGAACCGCCGGGACAGCTCCCGGCAAACCCCTCAGGGCGACCGCCGGCCGCTCCACCCCACGCACCGCAGGAGAGAAACCGTGA
- a CDS encoding acyl-CoA dehydrogenase family protein produces the protein MTLTDPKPSETVSADVMALAGELGAERAKPGWSTFSLALNDEQREIRDWAHTFAADVMRPAASEWDERETTPWPVIQEAAKIGLYGLEANVNLFIDPSGLLMPLVHEELFWGDAGIGMSLTGTGLASSAIFSNGTPEQWSQWLPRCYGTPDDVKVAAFCSSEPGAGSDVSAIRTRATYDEKTGEWVINGQKAWATNGGIADIHVVVATVDPSLGTKGQAAFVVPKSEVRGLEQGTKLKKHGLRASHTADVFFDNVRIPAENVLGGKEKLDARLAKAREPRDGQRARNASMATFEMTRHIVGAQAIGIARAAYEFALEYAKGREQFGRPIIDNQGIAFKLADMAMEIDAARLLVWRAANMSSALMRGESPNYRHGEGSMAKLKAGEVAVKVTEEAIQILGGNGYTREYPVERMHRDAKIYTIFEGTSEIQRLVISRAISGMRIR, from the coding sequence ATGACCCTGACCGACCCGAAGCCGTCCGAAACCGTGTCGGCCGACGTGATGGCCCTTGCCGGCGAGCTCGGCGCCGAGCGGGCCAAGCCCGGCTGGAGCACCTTCTCGCTCGCGCTGAACGACGAGCAGCGGGAGATCCGCGACTGGGCGCACACCTTCGCCGCCGACGTGATGCGGCCGGCCGCGTCGGAGTGGGACGAGCGCGAGACCACGCCCTGGCCGGTGATCCAGGAGGCCGCGAAGATCGGCCTGTACGGCCTGGAAGCGAACGTCAACCTCTTCATCGACCCCTCCGGCCTGCTGATGCCGCTGGTGCACGAGGAGCTGTTCTGGGGTGACGCCGGCATCGGCATGTCGCTGACCGGCACCGGCCTGGCGTCGTCGGCGATCTTCTCCAACGGAACACCCGAGCAGTGGAGCCAGTGGCTTCCCCGCTGCTACGGCACGCCGGACGACGTGAAGGTCGCCGCGTTCTGCTCGTCCGAGCCGGGCGCCGGCTCCGACGTCTCCGCGATCCGCACCCGCGCGACGTACGACGAGAAGACCGGCGAGTGGGTCATCAACGGCCAGAAGGCCTGGGCCACGAACGGCGGCATCGCCGACATCCACGTCGTCGTCGCCACCGTCGACCCGTCGCTGGGTACGAAGGGGCAGGCGGCGTTCGTCGTACCGAAGTCCGAGGTCCGCGGCCTGGAGCAGGGCACCAAGCTGAAGAAGCACGGCCTGCGCGCCTCGCACACCGCCGACGTCTTCTTCGACAACGTGCGCATCCCGGCCGAGAACGTGCTGGGCGGCAAGGAGAAGCTCGACGCCCGCCTGGCCAAGGCCCGCGAGCCCCGGGACGGCCAGCGCGCCCGCAACGCCTCGATGGCGACGTTCGAGATGACCCGCCACATCGTCGGCGCCCAGGCGATCGGCATCGCGCGTGCGGCGTACGAGTTCGCGCTCGAGTACGCCAAGGGCCGCGAGCAGTTCGGCCGCCCGATCATCGACAACCAGGGCATCGCCTTCAAGCTCGCCGACATGGCGATGGAGATCGACGCCGCCCGGCTGCTGGTCTGGCGCGCCGCCAACATGTCGTCGGCACTGATGCGCGGCGAGTCGCCGAACTACCGCCACGGCGAGGGCTCGATGGCCAAACTCAAGGCCGGCGAGGTCGCGGTGAAGGTCACCGAGGAAGCCATCCAGATCCTGGGCGGCAACGGCTACACCCGCGAGTACCCGGTGGAGCGCATGCACCGCGACGCGAAGATCTACACCATCTTCGAGGGCACGAGCGAGATCCAGCGCCTGGTGATCTCCCGAGCGATCTCCGGGATGCGGATCCGGTAG
- a CDS encoding GNAT family N-acetyltransferase, which yields MVNSGYEVRTATAGEHDQFVGLFGAAMMFESAPSDLDRELFEPGRALVAVDGGQFVGTAKAMSRDLAVPGGVVPAAHVTAVGVRATHRRRGILSELMSRQLREVPEALAVLWASEPGIYGRFGYAPAAWGVSYEADLRTLKPYPVPSDAGSLEELAADDAVAQLAPMLRELQAKRPGVSGRSEQEWRRRLQDKPDDRGGRTARQILVHRNEAGALDGYALWRGKLSWGPGGPANEVSVEEFVALEPTAYHALWHHLLTLDLAGKLEYGHAALDELLQQLVTNPVALNRRLTESLWVRITDVGRALAQRRYATGVDVVIEVTDDLITANNGRYRLTGDLEQATCEPSDSAPDLSLSVRELAAAYLGGRPLSEFTATGRVTEHTAGALSALTAALRWPVAPVSIEIF from the coding sequence ATGGTGAACTCCGGGTACGAGGTGCGGACCGCGACGGCTGGCGAGCATGACCAGTTCGTGGGGCTGTTCGGCGCGGCGATGATGTTCGAGAGCGCGCCGAGCGATCTCGACCGGGAGTTGTTCGAGCCGGGGCGGGCGCTGGTGGCCGTGGATGGCGGTCAGTTCGTTGGGACCGCGAAGGCCATGAGTCGCGATCTGGCGGTGCCCGGGGGTGTGGTGCCGGCTGCGCACGTGACGGCGGTCGGCGTGCGGGCGACTCATCGACGGCGCGGCATCCTGTCCGAGCTGATGAGCCGGCAGCTGCGCGAAGTACCGGAGGCGCTCGCGGTGCTCTGGGCGAGCGAGCCGGGAATCTACGGCCGGTTCGGATATGCCCCGGCCGCCTGGGGTGTGTCGTACGAGGCCGACCTGCGCACCCTCAAGCCGTACCCCGTGCCGAGCGACGCAGGTTCGCTCGAGGAGCTGGCCGCCGACGACGCAGTGGCTCAGCTGGCGCCGATGCTTCGAGAGCTGCAGGCGAAGCGTCCGGGGGTGTCGGGCCGGTCCGAGCAGGAGTGGCGCAGGCGCTTGCAGGACAAGCCCGACGATCGCGGTGGTCGGACCGCGCGTCAGATCCTCGTGCACCGCAACGAAGCCGGCGCCTTGGACGGGTATGCCCTGTGGCGCGGCAAGCTCAGTTGGGGACCCGGCGGTCCGGCCAACGAGGTGAGCGTGGAGGAGTTCGTCGCTCTCGAGCCGACGGCGTACCACGCGCTGTGGCATCACCTGCTGACTCTCGACCTGGCCGGCAAACTCGAGTACGGCCACGCCGCGCTCGACGAGCTGCTGCAGCAGTTGGTGACCAACCCGGTCGCGCTCAACCGGCGGCTGACCGAGTCGCTGTGGGTTCGCATCACCGACGTCGGCCGCGCCCTGGCACAGCGCCGGTACGCGACCGGGGTGGATGTGGTGATCGAGGTGACCGATGACCTCATCACGGCCAACAACGGTCGGTACCGCCTGACCGGTGACCTGGAGCAAGCGACCTGTGAACCGAGCGATTCAGCCCCCGACCTCTCGCTGTCCGTGAGAGAGCTCGCCGCCGCGTACCTGGGTGGCCGTCCGCTGAGCGAGTTCACCGCGACCGGCCGAGTCACCGAACACACCGCCGGCGCCTTGTCCGCGCTGACGGCGGCCCTCCGCTGGCCCGTTGCTCCGGTGAGCATCGAGATCTTCTGA